One Halosolutus gelatinilyticus genomic window carries:
- a CDS encoding DUF5658 family protein — MQTHTVTIEVPVPTVSIRTLWAVLIALTIGDALTTIVALSVGLPEANPLIHAAIETVGFGGVLLSQVLYIALAWALLQIVDYGHKWVLVAGIVPSALVVVNNAAAIAILGVV; from the coding sequence ATGCAGACGCACACCGTAACGATCGAGGTTCCGGTCCCGACGGTCTCGATCCGAACGCTGTGGGCGGTGCTCATCGCACTCACGATCGGCGACGCACTGACGACGATCGTTGCGCTGTCGGTCGGTCTCCCGGAAGCGAACCCGTTAATCCACGCGGCGATCGAGACGGTCGGTTTCGGGGGTGTCCTCCTCTCGCAAGTGCTCTACATCGCGCTTGCGTGGGCGCTTCTCCAAATCGTCGACTACGGCCACAAGTGGGTTCTCGTCGCGGGGATCGTCCCCTCGGCGCTGGTGGTCGTGAACAATGCCGCAGCGATCGCGATCTTGGGGG
- a CDS encoding HNH endonuclease, translated as MAGRLPNHEWVDLREQILQRDGYECQDCGKGERGVKSLHVHHKRPLDDGGSNEPGNLRTLCEDCHFDLHADEQRKGTLEDIKDIYRRSEVPVFRTGEIGKLLDNYSHQAAPKLKKLVEKGFLESNGNGVYYRSSLPIDDVQIVNANDVIVDGSYIEFGKYIVTRRRLLNVNIVDGGYTHGTRTRN; from the coding sequence ATGGCGGGTAGGTTGCCAAACCACGAATGGGTCGATTTGAGAGAGCAGATTCTTCAACGGGATGGATACGAGTGCCAGGATTGTGGGAAGGGGGAGAGAGGGGTGAAGTCTCTACACGTCCATCATAAACGGCCATTAGACGATGGAGGGTCGAATGAACCCGGGAACTTGCGGACGCTTTGTGAAGACTGTCACTTCGATCTCCATGCCGACGAACAACGAAAGGGGACGCTCGAAGATATCAAAGATATCTATCGCCGATCAGAGGTCCCCGTATTTCGGACAGGTGAAATAGGAAAGTTATTAGACAACTATTCCCACCAAGCAGCGCCGAAACTCAAGAAATTGGTGGAGAAAGGGTTCTTAGAATCGAACGGGAACGGTGTGTACTACCGTAGTTCGTTGCCGATAGATGATGTCCAGATAGTGAATGCGAACGACGTAATTGTAGATGGATCCTATATCGAGTTTGGTAAGTATATTGTGACGAGGAGAAGATTACTAAATGTCAATATTGTGGACGGTGGATATACTCACGGAACCCGGACTCGAAATTGA